One genomic region from Mangifera indica cultivar Alphonso chromosome 17, CATAS_Mindica_2.1, whole genome shotgun sequence encodes:
- the LOC123200467 gene encoding PX domain-containing protein EREL1-like isoform X6, whose product MTKLLSDIDLSRSVSVASFLELEAAARSSFQDVNHNSSEANPSGYSTVPSLQMPTHSSSTLTASSSVTSDYGSDTAYDTSEVGTPRPGRDDGSENGVEDLTLDEDFISPIEKLVKYGVYNIDEGLFMGQTILQHLEGFSRHKAHARQPFNNVIGKNTHNGNASKASFLDGNELDLYSEPEPAKLIGHTRKQSAESVRSDTSSLRGSEMSNSGAPNSSVDGSLDHHGCAEVSSTMEFGKTNLQFSGDRQLVIPLNQHHKLNRALSTMERRLVAAKTDMEDLIVRLNQEIAVKEYLMTKVKDLEVELETSKQKSKENLQQAILSEKERFTQMQWDMEELQQKALEMEWKLKSGQDKKSDTETTKESTSQEKDAVLQELDSTKQQLEILSKQYVELEAKSKADIKVLVKEVKSLRSSHKELKQEFSQLLNDKSETKEHLQQEREMSDRVKTARKKLLQRCRILHSRFQECNTNLLSEIKDNFILESSLLADALELLTTSDDQIALLHAEAQQLAEDEEVADHDANDDKETEELRKMIKDILTENAKLRKQVNSVIRCALMSRINGEAA is encoded by the exons ATGACGAAGCTGCTGTCAGACATTGATTTATCACGAAGTGTTTCTGTGGCCTCCTTTCTTGAACTAGAAGCCGCTGCTAGGTCCT CGTTTCAAGATGTAAACCACAACTCATCAGAAGCCAATCCTTCTGGTTATAGCACTGTACCTTCGCTTCAGATGCCTACCCATTCAAGTTCAACTCTTACTGCTAGCTCGTCAGTCACTTCAGATTATGGTAGTGATACTGCTTATGACACATCTGAGGTTGGAACTCCAAGGCCAGGAAGGGATGATGGTTCAGAAAATGGTGTTGAGGATCTAACATTGGATGAAGATTTTATCAGTCCCATTGAAAAGCTTGTGAAGTATGGTGTTTATAACATTGACGAGGGATTGTTCATGGGACAGACTATTCTACAGCACCTTGAAGGTTTTTCTAGGCATAAAGCACATGCTCGACAACCTTTCAATAATGTCATAGGGAAGAATACACATAATGGGAATGCTTCTAAAGCTTCATTTCTTGATGGTAATGAACTGGACCTTTACTCTGAACCAGAGCCTGCTAAGTTAATTGGTCACACACGAAAGCAATCAGCTGAAAGTGTTAGAAGTGACACAAGTTCTTTAAGAGGTAGTGAAATGTCAAACTCTGGTGCTCCGAATTCATCTGTTGATGGATCTCTTGACCATCATGGATGTGCTGAGGTTTCAAGCACAATGGAATTTGGCAAAACAAATCTGCAGTTTTCAGGGGATAGACAACTAGTTATTCCGTTAAATCAGCACCATAAATTGAATAGGGCTCTTTCGACAATGGAGCGGAGACTAGTAGCTGCTAAAACAGATATGGAGGATCTTATAGTCAGATTAAATCAAGAAATAGCCGTAAAAGAATACCTTATGACAAAG GTTAAGGATTTGGAAGTGGAACTTGAAACTTCTAAAcagaaaagtaaagaaaaccTGCAGCAAGCTATTCTAAGTGAGAAGGAAAGGTTTACACAAATGCAGTGGGACATGGAGGAGCTTCAGCAGAAAGCTTTGGAGATGGAGTGGAAGTTGAAGTCAGGACAG GATAAAAAATCAGATACAGAGACAACAAAAGAATCCACGAGCCAGGAGAAAGATGCAGTGTTGCAGGAGTTGGATTCTACTAAACAGCAACTTGAGATTTTGTCAAAGCAATACGTAGAGCTGGAAGCAAAGTCAAAAGCAGATATTAAAGTTCTTGTTAAAGAGGTTAAATCTCTCAGAAGTTCGCATAAAGAACTAAAGCAAGAGTTTAGTCAGTTGCTGAATGACAAATCTGAGACTAAG GAACACCTTCAACAGGAAAGAGAAATGAGTGACAGAGTGAAAACTGCTAGAAAAAAGCTGCTACAAAGATGCAGGATTCTTCATAGCCGGTTTCAGGAATGCAATACTAATCTACTTAgtgaaattaaagataattttatcttagaaTCTTCTTTGCTAGCAGATGCTTTAGAGTTGTTGACTACATCTGATGACCAGATTGCCCTCTTACATGCAGAG GCACAACAATTAGCAGAGGATGAAGAAGTTGCTGATCACGATGCCAATGATGATAAAGAAACAGAAGAGTTGAGGAAGATGATAAAAGATATATTGACTGAGAATGCTAAGCTGAGAAAACAGGTGAATTCGGTTATTCGTTGTGCCCTCATGTCTAGAATCAATGGTGAGGCTGCCTAA